The nucleotide sequence TATCCTTTtgtatttctcttatttttccttAGTCTTATTTTCCTCGATCAAACTCTTTTTTCTAATACCACATATGcgtaaatttaattaaataaaaggataaGTAGATCGTGTAAATATCGGTTTTGTCCTCTTATATGAATTAACCAACACGTTCATAGAtagacatttttcttttatggttaATTAGGTATAATAAGGGGAGTCGATTTCGGAGGTGATTCTTATTTCAACCTGTCatgattatttatatttatttttatctctatccaaaagaaaaaaaaatttctctatgGGAGTTTGGAGCAAATGAACATGAGAATTTTTTCATACCTATTACACGAtctatgtttttcattttttaaaatttaaattatatttaaaacaaatctagcttataaataaaatataatttataatttataaatgaatttccttttttgtattaaaaataggaaaatgaaaaaaatacttaaattaaattatttttatttaatcatattaatttataatcaaGACAGATGGAGTGAGGTAAGATAATATTTGATCCCAACAtgagtttggaaaaaaaataataatttgaaattcactCCAAATACTCccaatctatatatatattatcttgctTCTCTAAGCTAACTActaattttaatagtttttaattatttataaacaaaCAACCTAGTAGCCTTTGGTATTGAACTCATTTAGACATATATAACTCTTTCAACCAAcctaaaactttttattaatcaaaataGAACAACATTATTCATCTTCATGGGACTTTAATTCTTGACTTCATTCATACCTCACTCTAACATTTCGGGTGCATGCCCCAAAAGCTTTTCAATATCATctttattaatgaaaatgtttataaatattaacaagtaatgaaaaatatgaaaaaaaaatcaagtgtacataatataatatacaaTTGActagatgaaaaatacatttaatgGTGAAATCAAGTTTAAGATGTAATATTTACCTTTATTACCAAACAatatatgatatcaaataaTAACGAGATTTATTTCAACATCTATACATTTGCATCTATCAGGAGCGCTCTTCCTCCACTACCATCAGACATTTAAAGAACAATTTAGTCCAACTTCTCACCAACTAGATCAATGTATTTGCCTTTCTTCAACATCTATTCAAACAAGTTGCTATAAAATATAACCTTACAGAGCTTTTATTAAAAGTCCAAACAAGTCTCTTTTTAATCATGTGATGAAAATGGGAttaaaaaattgacaaaatggttaaaaatatctGGTTTATCTTGACCTGCTGGTATAGGATGTACATAGCACATGGGTAACCTTATTTAAGTGCTTGTGAATAATGAGTCTAACTGAACAAATGGTAGCCAAATTGACATAATTTgttaagaacataaaaaaacttttaagacAAACTTCCATCTAACATCCATTCAAACAAGCTGTTCTGAATTATCCGCCTATAAACCTTTATTAAGATCGTTTTTATCATCAAGTGATGAAAATGGGATGAGAATAAGACAAAATGGTCCAGAATCTGGCTTACCTTGACCTGCTGGTTTGGACTCAAAAAATATCAATTGTTAAATATAATGTCCTTATAATAATTGATCAAATGATAACTAAATTGACATAAATCTGTTAAGAATTACAAGAAAttaatcaatcattttatgaatctccttatgtttggtttcctaaaattctaaggaaaagaaaaacaatataaaaataagaattttaatattcaagttagtattaaaatataattaaactatttaatttttaaataaaagaaggaaagtaagtaaaataattttgaagactaagcaagaaagaaatagtttattaattttaaattattaactattgctttttttttttttttttggtttcctttttcttctatttttcttatttattttttccctgatattttttcttaaacattTCCAAAATCAAACAAGGGCTAGCTTTTATTATCATGATAAATCATGTCAATGCATCAAGGGGGACCAAATGACCATCATGGATAAAGTCAGCTAACCTAACTAGGGGTTAGAGTTTATATATATGGACATATgataaaagaaagtaatgacTTTAGTTGGGTTAAAGAGTTATTTTGGATTGAATGCCACTTCTCCCTTATTTTCtcatgattttcttattttatgtttatatgCATAGCAAGGGCACCAAATGTTAGGTCTAGCATAAAGCCAACTAGCCTAATTAAGATTTATAATTAAAGGGTTCGGAGTTTATGTGACATGACACAAATTTTTGACCattctccaaaaaataaataaataaaaggttaaTGTTGATTATTTTCATATACAGGATTAGCTTAACTTATTTGGAAATATtcgtaaaaataattatcaaaaacaATCTTTGAAAGTAGAATCTATTTGGGACAAGTCATGTTATGCATAAAACTACTTAACCTAATTAAGATAGAGAATTAAAAGGTTAATGACAAGTGTTTCTCAATAGCTTCAATCAAcctaaacaattttttgaattcaatgTCACTCACTTAtcttatttaattcttatcttctcacatttttcttattttggatgtgacaaatatcatatcttatctTTTGTGAATTgactattgtttttattttggaatgATCCTTAAATAACAAATGGAATAATATGTCCCAAGTTTACTAATAACTTGTTACAAGAATAATCTAAATGTTCTTACtttcataaaaggaaaaaagaaaaaaaatgatcatatatatttattggaaaaaaaaattaaagaacaaataattttcattaatagaataattattattttaataaagttttggTTACAATACCGAtgtgtatattttttatagttatcaaaaaaattctattaattAAGTGGTATGatgattatatttttaggttgCATTGTCtgtattttaattctatttatttatattgtatatattaatttaatttatttatatatttatttaatgatataaatcTCATCGTTTAGATATTTTGTTTGGCGGGTGCTAGATATTTTGTTTGGTGGACCACCACCACCATAtgttaatattttcctttcattaattctttatttttatcatgaaaaGTATTGATTTGATGTGATAAAGAGTAATCCTTATTTTTCAACCTTTTACATTCAATATTTGTCATTTACCAACTAAaaaggtaataaaaataataataaacgcCCCTGCAAAATAATAGTAGAAACAAGCTTTTTTAATCATGACAAGttttttccctctttgtatATTTATACAATACTATTTATGAATAACAAGGAAACAACATCACAACAACCCGCTACAGGGAATCTTTATTTTACAGAACTTATTCGATAAGTGTAGGTAATGAGATAGGAACAGTACTACAAACCTCAAAGCTATAATATTTCTTGGATCCATGCAACTGCCAAACCATACCATACTTAAACATAACCATACGCATGTAGCAGGACTTCAGGTACTTTATGCTTCctcattttttatcttcatatgCTCTAAATATGATTTTCCATCCAGCTTACGGGAGAAGAAATCTTTGAAGTATTTTTCCATCCCTACTTGTTTGAACAGCGGCGGATTTTGAGGATTTATCAGACTGGCTGCAGGTTTAATCTGAGCTGAGGATTTGGGGTTGAAGAACATGGCAATGGAGATCCTCTCTTTTGCTGCATTTACTGTTGCCCGGTGCTCTATGCTAGTGTACACTCCGTTGCTCAGAATCTGCAAAATAGGACGCGGCGGTTGGTTAAAAAAGGGGCATTTTTCCTTGAGTTCTACTTATTGTTTAGTGTTGTGTGtgccttttattttctttcttttgttttcctttttagaaaacttgaaggaaaatgcaagaaagagaaaattgagagagaaaattgaaaatagaaaattaaaaaattaaaaataaagtcaataaattaattttatatatcacttcaaatttatttcacttattttaaatatttaatataaagaataaataattttaaaaatattttaatttttaattaattttaataatattttattttcttttgttatttgtAGAGTACAATCAAACACAGGAAAATTATTATCATCGATGGTGGAAGCTTATGTTCTAAtaattaaaacacaaaaaaattaagtttgaaaaccGTATATGGGGATTCCATTTAGCATGCATtttctagtttattttattttattttctgaaagAGAGAAAGGAGTCTGTGGGGAAACCTCGAGAATGTCTCCTACATTCACAACAAGAGCATCTGGAAGGAAGCTCACGGGAATCCAAACCCCATCCTTTTTAATTTGGAGACCATCCACTGCATTAATTTGGAGAAGGATGGTGATGCCGGTAGCATCAGAGTGAGGCGTAAGCCCCATAACCAGCTCTGGTTGTGGGCATGGAGGATAGTAGGTCATCCTCACTGATTGCATCCCATCATCAAACAACTCTTCCATCTCTCCTTTCTCCAACTTTAGAGCTTTGGCCATAAACCCTAGAAGCATCATCGCTAGTTTCTGCAGCTCCGCTAAGTAACATTCCAAGCTATCCCTGCAGTTAAAGAAGAAAACACATATATAgctgaaagaagaagaagaagaagaatatgatgatgataatgatgatgatgagagaACCTTAGTGCTGGAGGGAGCTCTGGCAATAGATACGGCTTCCTTGTATGTATAGGGTTGGTTACCATAAAGAACCTATCACCCCAATCAAGTTTTTGATCTTCTGACCGGATTGGAGAAAGCCCGTACCCTTCAACATCACCAGGCCTCATCTTGTATTTCATTCTCTCTTCCAAGGGAAGTTTGTAAAATTCTCCGATCTCCGATTTCAGTTTCTCCATGAGTGAAGAGCTGACTCCATGGTTCACCAACTGCGCAATCATGAACACACATGTTAGTTTCTgtatattgttatttattattttttttttcatattggaTTTactttaatatctatatttatgTCATGCAAAGTGCAAATGGATTATAGGGATCTGTTTGCACGAACCCTAGGTCTACTTTATACAAATTTGTAATGGACATTATATATgctaaattattaatttctgAATAATTTTGTCAGTCGCCCCACACATCGTCCTCTTCATTTGCCTGGACACATGGAAACCAGACTTCATGCACAACAAAACAGCCTCTAAGAGTTCAAGAACTTAAAGAAAAGTGATTAGATTTTGAGAGAAACCTGAAAGAAACCCCATTCCTTGCAAATTGAGTGCAACTTCTCCAGCTCAGAACCTGCCGTTTCACTTATAATTAAATGTTTCATGTCAATGGTGGGGAGTTGTGGCAAGGGAGTGCTGGCTGAGAGGATTGGAGGCTGCGGATCATCCAGGATAAAGGGCTGTGGGACTGCAGGGATGGGCTCTTTGATGAGCTCCTGAACACTTTGTACCGGAGCAGCACGAATGCTTGAAAACTGTGTTGATGCCATTGCTGATTGAGCAAATTTCAGTGATCTATTGAACCATCTTAAGGTGGGTATTTATAAAGCAaaggaagggggggggggggggggggaataaaataaaataaaaacaaacaaaaacaaaagcaacAACAACATTTGAACCGTGTCAAACCATTGTTATTCACGTTATAACTTTTAGGCTACTCCAAAATATTTCGAGAAGCATAAGGTGTTGTTTGCGTATATTTACTACTTTCAtctgcttttaaaaataaaatacaagatTTTTACGACAtaataactttcaaaatttgttaaattttttttttattatttaaaattttaaaaattttagaaataatttgaaaaacaataaatttatactttctatataataaaaaacaaaaattcggAAATTATATCCGTCAATGATAAACATGGTCCTTGTGAAATGTAAGACCTGGTGCTCAAGAAATGTTTTTTTCCAAGTATGTAAAACATGTCAAGGAAGTGGGAGATCTTTCTCGAACTTTTCTTAAATGCCCTCATGAAATGCCATGCTCGTATTTAGTTCTTGAGAAAAATAAACCATGTAGACAACTTTTCCGATATAGATTAAGTGATCACTCTTTCATCGAATTTGGCATTAATAGTATTGTTTACCAAGCTGACATgctaatggtttttatttagcAACATATATATCAGTGaatatctgtttttttttttttttttgacaaatcAAAAGCAAATGGCAGACAAATCTCAACAAATGACATACCAAAACTATAGGCAAATACATGCCACAAGAGCCGCATAATGGTGTGGACTAAAGCAAAATATTCATTCtatggttaaaaaataaaacatatatgaTAGTCAAATGacctaatgttttatttattatgtttcaaactttctcaaatttttaattgaaacatatttctttttgtaaaaagatgataatataaaatatttgttaagtttatttataattgtaattagatttcttataaaataagaaagttaatataaatattttaggtcataaaagaaaaaagttaagagaGAGGACGACGATGAACAAGAGATACTTGATGGAACAAGATGACTCATCAAAATATAGATATgaggaaaaataagaaatacatGGTAGAATAAAATGGTTCATAGTTCAAGGTTGAAATATAAAGAGTCAGAAAATATCGGATGTTTTGGGATCCAATACTCGTATTTGGATTcatctttataatatttttttattatataatgaaaTGATATTTTTCATCTGTGAAAATAGACATGCTTGGTCAAATTGGGCTAAAACTTTATGTACCtttatatatgatttattttatttttgtgtaatTCCGTTAATGTTCATGTTTCAACTAGTACAACAAGTTAGCGGTCAGTCAAGCCAAGACCAAAATTGCTATTAcaaatcaaaatgatttttaattataacatcataaacaataaaataaaataaaaaatcttttttttt is from Vitis riparia cultivar Riparia Gloire de Montpellier isolate 1030 chromosome 10, EGFV_Vit.rip_1.0, whole genome shotgun sequence and encodes:
- the LOC117923132 gene encoding protein SRG1-like, with the translated sequence MASTQFSSIRAAPVQSVQELIKEPIPAVPQPFILDDPQPPILSASTPLPQLPTIDMKHLIISETAGSELEKLHSICKEWGFFQLVNHGVSSSLMEKLKSEIGEFYKLPLEERMKYKMRPGDVEGYGLSPIRSEDQKLDWGDRFFMVTNPIHTRKPYLLPELPPALRDSLECYLAELQKLAMMLLGFMAKALKLEKGEMEELFDDGMQSVRMTYYPPCPQPELVMGLTPHSDATGITILLQINAVDGLQIKKDGVWIPVSFLPDALVVNVGDILEILSNGVYTSIEHRATVNAAKERISIAMFFNPKSSAQIKPAASLINPQNPPLFKQVGMEKYFKDFFSRKLDGKSYLEHMKIKNEEA